A window of Clostridium novyi genomic DNA:
AACAGCTATTTCCATTAGATAGAAAATAGTTGTTTTTTTGATAAACTAATAATGCAATTAATCTTTAATATAATTAATAATGAATGTAAGTTTTGAATTTAGTGTAAGGGAGGAAGTATTTTGAATAATGTTAAAGAATGTTTTAGTTTGGAAAGGGAAACGATTACACCTCTTATGGCAATTGAAGAAGCGGCAAGATGTTTATTGTGTTATGACGCACCATGCTCTAAAGCATGTCCAGCAGATACTAATCCAGCAAAATTTATTCGCTCTTTACGTTTTAGAAATCTAAAAGGTGCAGTTGAAACTATAAGAGAAAATAATGTGCTTGGAGGAATATGTTCTAGAGTATGTCCTACTAGTAAATATTGCGAGGGGGCTTGCAGTAGATGTGGAATTGATAAACCAATACAAATAGGTAAACTTCAAACATACTTAACTGATTATGAATTCAACATAAAAATGAAAGTGCTAGAACCAATTAAATGTGATAAAGAAAAAATAGCAGTTATAGGATCTGGACCTAGTGGTCTTGCAGCAGGAGCTGAACTAGCGAAGAAAGGATATAAGGTTACCATATTTGAAGCAAAAGATAAATTTGGAGGATGGCTTACTTATGGAATACCTTCAAATAGATTACCTGAAATTGTTGTAAATAATGAAATAGAATATATAAAGAATTTAGGGGTAGAATTTAAAAATAATTGTAAAATAGGAAAAGATATTACTTTAGATGAACTTAAAAGACAAGGTTTTAAAGCATTTTTATTAGCTATTGGAATGCAAAATGCCAAAATACCTAATATAAAAGGAATTAATCTTAAAGGAGTTCTTAAAGGAACTGAATTTTTATCACAAGTAAAAATTAATAAAGATGAAGTTAAACTAGGAAAGAAAGTAATAGTTATTGGTGGTGGAGATGTTGCTATAGATTGTGCTATAACTGCAAAATTATTAGGTTCTGAAGATGTAAAAATAGTTTATAGAAGAACTCTAGAAAAAATGCCTGCAGATAAGGAAGAATTAACATATACTCAAAAGTATAATATACCTGTATTTACGGGATTTAAACCATATGAAATAATAGGACAAGATGGAAAGGTTACAAGATTTAAGGCTGAAGGAATGTTTGATGATTCACAGTTAGAACTCCCAGCAGATACAATTATATTTGCTATTGGACAAGAAGTAAATGATATAAAAACTATAGTAAATATAGATATTAGTGAAAATGGAGATATAAAAAATTTAAACTATAAAACTAGTATAGAAGGAATATTTGCATCTGGAGATATGATAAATGGAGATAAAACAGTAGTTTATGCTGTTAAGCAAGGAACAGAGGCTGCAAAGGCCATAGAAAATTATTTAGAGAAAGAAGGTGCTAGATAATGAAAGCTATGGATCTTTCAATAGAGTTCTGTGGAGTAAAATGCGAAAATCCATTTTTCTTATCATCATCACCAGTTG
This region includes:
- a CDS encoding NAD(P)-dependent oxidoreductase is translated as MNNVKECFSLERETITPLMAIEEAARCLLCYDAPCSKACPADTNPAKFIRSLRFRNLKGAVETIRENNVLGGICSRVCPTSKYCEGACSRCGIDKPIQIGKLQTYLTDYEFNIKMKVLEPIKCDKEKIAVIGSGPSGLAAGAELAKKGYKVTIFEAKDKFGGWLTYGIPSNRLPEIVVNNEIEYIKNLGVEFKNNCKIGKDITLDELKRQGFKAFLLAIGMQNAKIPNIKGINLKGVLKGTEFLSQVKINKDEVKLGKKVIVIGGGDVAIDCAITAKLLGSEDVKIVYRRTLEKMPADKEELTYTQKYNIPVFTGFKPYEIIGQDGKVTRFKAEGMFDDSQLELPADTIIFAIGQEVNDIKTIVNIDISENGDIKNLNYKTSIEGIFASGDMINGDKTVVYAVKQGTEAAKAIENYLEKEGAR